The following proteins come from a genomic window of Ictalurus furcatus strain D&B chromosome 12, Billie_1.0, whole genome shotgun sequence:
- the LOC128615731 gene encoding anterior gradient protein 2 homolog — protein MIKGLLSVLLALVVVTSTMGKPEKSSDKTAVKKEKRIPQTLSRGWGDQLIWAQTYEEALFLARSQNKPLMVILHLEECPHSQALKKAFAEDKEIQKIADEDFILLNLVYETTDKHLSPDGQYVPRIIFVDPSMTVRADITGRYSNRMYAYEPADMKLLQNNMLRAKKLLKTEL, from the exons ATGATTAAAGGACTGTTGTCAGTGCTCTTGGCCCTGGTGGTCGTGACTTCCACCATGGGGAAGCCTGAGAAAAGTTCTGACAAGACTGCGGTCAAGAAGGAGAAACGAATCCCTCAGACTCTCTCCAGAG GATGGGGTGATCAACTGATCTGGGCTCAGACCTACGAGGAAGCACTCTTCTTGGCACGTTCACA GAACAAGCCCCTGATGGTCATCCTCCACTTGGAAGAATGCCCACACAGCCAGG ccctGAAGAAAGCTTTCGCTGAGGATAAAGAGATCCAGAAAATAGCCGACGAGGACTTCATCCTTCTGAACCTGGTG TATGAAACCACAGATAAGCACCTGTCTCCTGATGGGCAGTACGTTCCCAGAATCATCTTTGTCG ATCCCTCAATGACTGTTCGTGCTGACATCACTGGCCGCTACTCCAACCGCATGTATGCCTATGAGCCCGCTGACATGAAACTCC TGCAGAACAACATGCTCAGAGCCAAGAAGCTCCTGAAAACAGAGTTGTAA